In Isoptericola jiangsuensis, the following proteins share a genomic window:
- a CDS encoding PrsW family intramembrane metalloprotease yields the protein MPPLDPRAVLAGRPTARPSVGVVVTVALSSVCLAVALVLLLHDGASGVAASVVLALAPLPLLLAGVLALDRLEPEPPDALVTAFAWGAGVSVLLALLVNTAGLELWTPLLGVEGGTYATVSLVAPVVEELVKGAVLVGLLWFRRSELNGPTDGIIYGSMVGLGFATVENISYYAFAEPGTLVWTFVVRGVVSPLLHPLCTSLIGVGVASAALRATGRVRPVVAGFAGAIGLHGLWNASTGFGLGGLAVAYAAGAAVLVVLGVVLHRDRLRIVGLVRTYLPLYEPTGVVTPHDVQMLSTLRARRFARERVRQRLGRGPARALADYQQAATELAMLHRRHALGLVDLPAFTARRDPLLTLMAHARAVFAR from the coding sequence GTGCCGCCCCTCGATCCCCGCGCCGTGCTCGCCGGCCGACCCACGGCGCGCCCGTCGGTCGGCGTCGTCGTGACGGTCGCGCTGTCGTCGGTGTGCCTCGCCGTCGCGCTCGTCCTCCTGCTGCACGACGGGGCGTCCGGTGTCGCGGCGTCCGTCGTCCTCGCGCTGGCGCCGCTGCCCCTGCTGCTGGCCGGGGTGCTCGCGCTCGACCGGCTGGAGCCGGAGCCGCCCGACGCGCTCGTCACCGCCTTCGCGTGGGGCGCCGGGGTGTCGGTCCTGCTCGCCCTCCTCGTCAACACCGCGGGGCTCGAGCTGTGGACGCCGCTGCTCGGGGTGGAGGGCGGCACCTACGCCACCGTCTCCCTCGTCGCGCCCGTCGTGGAGGAGCTCGTCAAGGGCGCCGTCCTCGTGGGGCTGCTGTGGTTCCGCCGCAGCGAGCTCAACGGCCCGACCGACGGCATCATCTACGGCTCCATGGTGGGGCTCGGCTTCGCCACCGTGGAGAACATCAGCTACTACGCGTTCGCCGAGCCCGGCACCCTGGTGTGGACGTTCGTCGTGCGCGGCGTCGTGTCCCCGCTCCTGCACCCCCTGTGCACGTCCCTCATCGGCGTGGGGGTCGCGTCCGCCGCGCTGCGCGCCACCGGTCGGGTCCGTCCCGTCGTGGCCGGGTTCGCGGGCGCCATCGGGCTGCACGGCCTGTGGAACGCGTCGACCGGGTTCGGTCTCGGCGGTCTCGCCGTCGCCTACGCCGCGGGCGCCGCGGTGCTCGTCGTCCTCGGCGTCGTGCTGCACCGCGACCGGCTGCGCATCGTCGGCCTCGTGCGCACCTACCTCCCGCTGTACGAGCCCACCGGCGTCGTCACCCCGCACGACGTCCAGATGCTGTCGACGCTGCGCGCCCGCCGGTTCGCCCGCGAGCGCGTGCGGCAGCGCCTCGGCCGCGGGCCCGCGCGCGCCCTCGCCGACTACCAGCAGGCGGCGACCGAGCTCGCGATGCTGCACCGCCGTCACGCCCTCGGCCTGGTCGACCTGCCCGCGTTCACGGCCCGCCGCGACCCGCTGCTGACGCTCATGGCGCACGCGCGGGCCGTCTTCGCCCGCTGA
- a CDS encoding ABC transporter ATP-binding protein: MAGTTGGLTVRDVVVRYAGSRRGGGTTAVDGVSLAVDAGEVVALLGPSGCGKSSLLRAVAGLEPLAAGSVAFDGEDLAGVPVHRRGFGLLFQEGQLFPHRDVGRNVAYGLEIQGLARDEREGRVSELLDAVGLAGYARRAVTTLSGGQRQRVALARSLAPRPRLLLLDEPLSALDRQLRERLALDVRATLQDTGTTALFVTHDHDEAFTVADRVAVMDGGRLLQVGTRDELTSAPSSERVAEFLGV; this comes from the coding sequence ATGGCGGGCACGACGGGCGGCCTGACGGTGCGCGATGTCGTCGTGCGGTACGCCGGGTCCCGGCGCGGTGGCGGCACGACGGCGGTGGACGGCGTCTCGCTGGCGGTCGACGCCGGCGAGGTGGTCGCGCTGCTGGGGCCGAGCGGCTGCGGCAAGTCGTCCCTGCTGCGGGCGGTGGCCGGGCTCGAGCCGCTCGCCGCGGGGTCGGTCGCGTTCGACGGCGAGGACCTCGCCGGGGTGCCGGTGCACCGCCGCGGGTTCGGGCTGCTGTTCCAGGAGGGGCAGCTGTTCCCGCACCGCGACGTCGGGCGGAACGTGGCCTACGGGCTCGAGATCCAGGGCCTCGCCCGCGACGAGCGGGAAGGGCGGGTCTCCGAGCTGCTCGACGCCGTCGGGCTCGCGGGGTACGCGCGACGCGCGGTGACGACCCTGTCGGGCGGGCAGCGGCAGCGCGTCGCCCTGGCACGGTCGCTCGCGCCACGGCCGCGGCTGCTGCTGCTCGACGAGCCGTTGTCCGCGCTGGACCGACAGCTGCGCGAACGGCTCGCGCTGGACGTGCGGGCCACCCTGCAGGACACCGGCACCACCGCGCTGTTCGTCACCCACGACCACGACGAGGCGTTCACGGTCGCGGACCGGGTGGCCGTCATGGACGGCGGCCGGCTGCTCCAGGTGGGAACCCGGGACGAGCTGACGTCCGCGCCGTCGTCGGAGCGTGTCGCGGAGTTCCTCGGGGTCTGA
- a CDS encoding ABC transporter permease has protein sequence MEVRLSRSPRAGRLPRPGAGAWLGWALAAGLPLLFLGVFFAWPVVTLVGQGFLVDDGAGGRTPDLSGFAEVLSQERTWRVVGQTLAQAAAGTVLSVLLGLPGAYVLYRCRFPGRALVRGLVTVPFVLPTVVVGVAFRAVLAPTGPLGFLGLEESFVAIVAALVFFNYSVVVRTVGGLWERLDPRAEEAARALGATPWRAFRTVTLPALGPAVASAAAVVFLFCATAFGVVLVLGGMRYGTIETEIWIRTTQFLDLRSAAVLSVLQLVVVSAALLVSSRLRARREAALHLTSDRSAAHRWRATAADVVPTLVTVVVVAGLIVLPLAGLVARSFRGPDGSWGVDNYVALGTTGGRNALSVTVWEALGHSLRTALLAAAIAVVVGGLVALVVSRRPRSPGLRRAVGGLDALFMLPLGVSAVTVGFGFLLTLDRPLGLDVDLRTSGLLVPIAQAVVAVPLVVRTVLPVLRAIDPRLREAAATLGAPPGRVLGTVDVPLAARSLGLAVGFAFAVSLGEFGATSFLARPDTATLPVVIYRLIGLPGAENYGMALAASVVLAVLTAGVMMVAERLRGDAGGGEF, from the coding sequence ATGGAGGTCCGTCTGAGCCGGAGCCCCCGGGCGGGGCGGTTGCCCCGCCCGGGGGCGGGCGCGTGGCTGGGCTGGGCCCTGGCGGCGGGCCTGCCGTTGCTGTTCCTCGGGGTGTTCTTCGCGTGGCCGGTGGTGACGCTGGTGGGGCAGGGCTTCCTGGTCGACGACGGCGCGGGCGGGCGGACGCCGGACCTGTCGGGCTTCGCGGAGGTGCTGTCCCAGGAGCGCACCTGGCGGGTCGTCGGGCAGACGCTGGCGCAGGCGGCGGCGGGCACCGTGCTGAGCGTCCTGCTGGGACTGCCGGGCGCGTACGTGCTGTACCGGTGCCGGTTCCCGGGGCGGGCGCTGGTGCGGGGGCTGGTGACGGTCCCGTTCGTGCTGCCCACGGTGGTCGTGGGCGTCGCCTTCCGGGCGGTGCTCGCCCCGACGGGCCCGCTGGGGTTCCTGGGGCTCGAGGAGAGCTTCGTCGCGATCGTGGCGGCGCTGGTGTTCTTCAACTACTCGGTGGTGGTGCGGACGGTCGGCGGGCTCTGGGAGCGGCTGGACCCGCGGGCCGAGGAGGCCGCGCGGGCGCTGGGCGCGACGCCGTGGCGGGCGTTCCGCACGGTGACGCTGCCGGCGCTGGGCCCCGCGGTCGCCTCCGCCGCGGCCGTGGTGTTCCTGTTCTGCGCGACGGCGTTCGGCGTCGTGCTGGTGCTGGGCGGGATGCGGTACGGGACGATCGAGACGGAGATCTGGATCCGCACCACCCAGTTCCTCGACCTGCGGTCCGCGGCCGTGCTCAGCGTGCTGCAGCTGGTCGTCGTGTCGGCTGCGCTGCTGGTGAGCTCGCGGCTGCGGGCCCGCCGGGAGGCGGCCCTGCACCTGACGAGCGACCGCTCGGCGGCGCACCGCTGGCGGGCCACCGCCGCGGACGTCGTCCCGACGCTCGTCACGGTGGTGGTCGTCGCGGGCCTGATCGTGCTGCCCCTGGCCGGGCTGGTCGCACGGTCGTTCCGCGGGCCCGACGGGTCCTGGGGTGTGGACAACTACGTCGCCCTCGGCACCACGGGGGGTCGCAACGCGCTGTCGGTGACGGTGTGGGAGGCGCTCGGCCACTCGCTGCGCACCGCCCTGCTGGCCGCGGCGATCGCCGTGGTGGTGGGCGGGCTGGTGGCGCTGGTCGTGTCCCGGCGGCCGCGGTCGCCCGGGCTGCGGCGCGCCGTCGGCGGGCTCGACGCGCTCTTCATGCTGCCGCTGGGGGTGTCCGCGGTGACGGTCGGGTTCGGGTTCCTGCTGACGCTCGACCGCCCGCTGGGGCTGGACGTCGACCTGCGCACCTCCGGGCTGCTGGTCCCGATCGCGCAGGCCGTCGTGGCGGTCCCGCTGGTCGTCCGGACCGTCCTGCCCGTGCTGCGCGCGATCGACCCGCGCCTGCGCGAGGCAGCCGCGACCCTGGGGGCGCCTCCCGGCCGGGTGCTCGGCACCGTCGACGTGCCGCTCGCCGCCCGCTCGCTGGGCCTGGCCGTCGGGTTCGCGTTCGCGGTGTCCCTCGGCGAGTTCGGGGCGACGTCGTTCCTGGCCCGCCCGGACACCGCCACGCTGCCCGTCGTCATCTACCGGCTGATCGGCCTGCCGGGGGCGGAGAACTACGGGATGGCGCTCGCGGCGTCCGTGGTGCTGGCCGTGCTCACCGCGGGCGTCATGATGGTGGCCGAGCGTCTGCGTGGGGACGCCGGCGGAGGGGAGTTCTGA
- a CDS encoding thiamine ABC transporter substrate-binding protein has product MNIRHRRAVTAAAAVGLLPLLAACSGDDAPAGTTSSSPTGDAPLSGTVTLVTHDSFALSDGLLESFEQETGLEVEQVAAGDAGTLVNQLVLTADSPLGDVVFGVDNTFASRAVEAGVFEPYTPADLDPSVTALVGEGLEGLTPIDQGDVCLNVDTAWFDAEGVEPPSTFEDLLDPAYRDLTVVANPATSSPGFAMLLATVAAFGEDGFEQYWTDLGANGLKVTEGWSDAYYVDFSGAGEGGQRPVVLSYATSPAFTVTEDGDATTTAALLGTCFRQVEFAGVLAGTDNPEGAKALVDFLASADVQADVPANMYMYPADATVELPAEWAQFAPQADEPFDVAPADVAAHRDEWIQQWTTAVIG; this is encoded by the coding sequence ATGAACATCCGTCACCGCCGCGCCGTCACGGCCGCCGCCGCCGTGGGGCTGCTGCCGCTGCTCGCCGCCTGCTCGGGGGACGACGCCCCGGCCGGGACGACGTCGTCGAGCCCGACGGGGGACGCGCCGCTCTCCGGCACGGTCACGCTGGTCACGCACGACTCGTTCGCGCTCAGCGACGGCCTGCTGGAGTCGTTCGAGCAGGAGACGGGCCTGGAGGTCGAGCAGGTGGCGGCCGGCGATGCGGGCACGCTCGTCAACCAGCTCGTGCTGACCGCGGACTCGCCGCTCGGCGACGTCGTGTTCGGCGTCGACAACACGTTCGCGTCCCGTGCGGTCGAGGCGGGCGTGTTCGAGCCGTACACGCCGGCCGACCTCGACCCGTCGGTGACGGCGCTGGTCGGCGAGGGGCTGGAGGGGCTGACGCCGATCGACCAGGGCGACGTGTGCCTCAACGTGGACACCGCGTGGTTCGACGCGGAGGGCGTGGAACCGCCGTCGACGTTCGAGGACCTGCTCGACCCGGCCTACCGCGACCTGACGGTCGTGGCGAACCCGGCGACGTCGTCGCCCGGCTTCGCGATGCTCCTGGCGACCGTCGCGGCGTTCGGGGAGGACGGCTTCGAGCAGTACTGGACGGACCTGGGGGCCAACGGCCTGAAGGTGACCGAAGGCTGGTCGGACGCCTACTACGTCGACTTCTCGGGTGCGGGCGAGGGCGGGCAGCGTCCGGTCGTGCTGTCGTACGCGACGTCGCCGGCGTTCACGGTGACCGAGGACGGGGACGCGACGACGACGGCCGCCCTGCTGGGCACGTGCTTCCGCCAGGTCGAGTTCGCGGGCGTCCTCGCGGGGACGGACAACCCGGAGGGCGCGAAGGCCCTGGTGGACTTCCTCGCGTCCGCCGACGTCCAGGCGGACGTCCCGGCGAACATGTACATGTACCCGGCGGACGCGACGGTGGAGCTCCCGGCCGAGTGGGCGCAGTTCGCCCCGCAGGCGGACGAGCCGTTCGACGTCGCCCCGGCGGACGTCGCGGCGCACCGTGACGAGTGGATCCAGCAGTGGACGACCGCGGTCATCGGCTGA
- a CDS encoding DUF4235 domain-containing protein, with amino-acid sequence MDLDHNEPSLALKVGTVAATFAAGWVAQKLIKFVWEKATGNDAPIDLDADDIPVVQAITFAAVTGGVAVLARRLARQGVAKAVDRRAQKVSVV; translated from the coding sequence GTGGACCTCGATCACAACGAACCGTCCCTCGCGCTCAAGGTCGGGACGGTCGCGGCGACGTTCGCCGCCGGCTGGGTCGCGCAGAAGCTGATCAAGTTCGTGTGGGAGAAGGCCACGGGCAACGACGCGCCCATCGACCTCGACGCGGACGACATCCCCGTCGTCCAGGCGATCACGTTCGCCGCCGTCACCGGTGGCGTCGCCGTCCTCGCGCGCCGCCTCGCCCGCCAGGGCGTCGCCAAGGCCGTCGACCGTCGGGCGCAGAAGGTCTCGGTCGTCTGA